The genomic window GTTAGATCAATTGAGGCCTAAAAACTGAAAATCATCAGAATATGAATGATTAAAATATTGAATAAAATGGGATTAAATAAAATTCTAAGTTAAGGAACAGAAGATAATTGAAGCTTTTTTTGTAAAATTCAAATATTTAATTAGCTTTGTGAAACATGCAGATGTAAATGTCTGCTTTTTTGATCACATATAGAGTACTCAAACAACCTGAAGATATGAGAAATAAGGCTATTGTACACTTTGCCATGTATTCTTTTTTTTTGTTCATTTTTGTCAGCGTCAAGGCACAATGCAACAGAATTTCTGACTCCCTGGAGTTAGTAAAATTGTATCAATCCACCGGAGGATCAAATTGGAAAATTAAATGGGATCTGAAAACTTCCTATGATAAGTGGTACGGAGTACAGACGGATTCCAATGGGTGCGTATTCAAGATAGGTTTGATCGATAATGGTCTAATTAATCAAATACCGGAATTAAATTTACCAATGCTCAATTGGCTTCTTCTTTCCGAGAATAATCTCTCTGGTTTAATTCCAGACTTTAATTTGCCTCGCTTGAAAATTCTAGAATTAAACAATAATAAATTGAGTGGATTTGTATCCGACTTAGACCTGCCTGAACTGAATAAGTTAGATTTGTCGTACAATAATTTAACTGGGCAATTACCGGAATTTAAGTCACCAAAATTATCGATCATTGATTTGACTTCCAATCAATTGAGTGGAGAAATTCCGGATTTTAATTTTCCAGATTTAAAGATTTTCCGGTTAACTTCTAACAATTTCGCAGGCGAGATTCCTCGTCTTGAATTGCCAAATTTAATAGAAATGAATTTGTCAATAAATCAGTTGAGTGGAGAAATACCGGATTTTAATTTTCCAGATTTGGAAATTTTAGGCTTAGCTCACAATAAATTATCGGGTCAAATACCAAATTTTAATTTGCCGAAATTAAAAAATTTGTACTTGGAATATAATCAGTTGAGTGGAGAAATACCGGATTTTAATTTTCCAGATTTGGAAGTTTTAACAATCAATAAAAATCAGCTAATTGGCCAAATACTTAATTTAAAGTTTTTAAAATTAAGTTATTTAAGAATAGATAATAATAAACTTACAGGGAGTATTCCAAATTTCAATTTACCAAATTTATGGGTTTTGAATCTAAGTGATAACAAGTTGAGTGGAAATATACCGGACTTCAATCTAAATATATTATTTGAATTAAATCTATCAAATAATCAATTGAGCGGAGAAATACCTGAATTTGAGCTACCAAATTTAAAAGAATTGACTTTGTCAAACAATCGATTGACCGGATCAATACCTAATTTTAAGTCAACGAGCGTTTTGTATTTGAATTTGTCGCTTAATCAATTGACCGGAGAGATCCCTGAATTTAACTTTCCAAATTTGATTAAACTGAAACTATCGAATAATCGATTGGAAGGCGTGATTCCAAAGTTAAATGCGCCAAATCTGGAATATTTAAATTTATCTGATAATCATTTAACAGGGCCTATACCGGATTTTTTACCTTCAACATTAAAACAATTATATTTATCGAATAATAACTTAAGTGGTACAGTAGGTGATTTTGAATTTCCAAGAAGTGCAAGTATATCAATTGATGGCAACAACTTTGTTTGTGAACCTTTAAAAATCAATATTGGAAAATTAGCAAATTATACCTACTCTCCACAAAGAAAGTTTTACCGGGATACAAGTTTCGATGTAGTAGCGGGGAGTGACCTTAAAGTGAATCTGGAGATTGATTCATCGCTTACTGACAGTAAATATTTATGGCAAAATATTGATAATCCT from Saprospiraceae bacterium includes these protein-coding regions:
- a CDS encoding leucine-rich repeat domain-containing protein — its product is MSAFLITYRVLKQPEDMRNKAIVHFAMYSFFLFIFVSVKAQCNRISDSLELVKLYQSTGGSNWKIKWDLKTSYDKWYGVQTDSNGCVFKIGLIDNGLINQIPELNLPMLNWLLLSENNLSGLIPDFNLPRLKILELNNNKLSGFVSDLDLPELNKLDLSYNNLTGQLPEFKSPKLSIIDLTSNQLSGEIPDFNFPDLKIFRLTSNNFAGEIPRLELPNLIEMNLSINQLSGEIPDFNFPDLEILGLAHNKLSGQIPNFNLPKLKNLYLEYNQLSGEIPDFNFPDLEVLTINKNQLIGQILNLKFLKLSYLRIDNNKLTGSIPNFNLPNLWVLNLSDNKLSGNIPDFNLNILFELNLSNNQLSGEIPEFELPNLKELTLSNNRLTGSIPNFKSTSVLYLNLSLNQLTGEIPEFNFPNLIKLKLSNNRLEGVIPKLNAPNLEYLNLSDNHLTGPIPDFLPSTLKQLYLSNNNLSGTVGDFEFPRSASISIDGNNFVCEPLKINIGKLANYTYSPQRKFYRDTSFDVVAGSDLKVNLEIDSSLTDSKYLWQNIDNPTWSMDPLQNNRSNTYNFTDIQLKDAGRYFVKVSNLRLPELTLESYTISVRVCDVKNDSLELVKLYNGTHGDDWNRKDNWLIPGQAISSWYGITATNGGCVQSIVLENNGLRGQLPGLNLNTLDTLNLSNNGITGNIPALNTPFIKYLKLRNNMIEGVFSPVMKSWKDIAVMDLGENIVSEVVPPFLGSLTELQELKLDHNLIFGELPDELSKLHKLQIGRVDFSTNYLNTFTEKIIFFCPFGDQIMETNPLYNRFIKLCGNSCKGDEWSNINSIPWIRDTLNTVQCMGNEMCIYANAEAGFVEVKGNRLIYIQTVCCRDDGCNTRIVETKFYDCSGNLIETVLCQNAIKCNGFGIISNEDLDTIRFDKRWSCCDTLDITIGVKDAESWGKKKEGLVEEANCFPNPVNDILRCDVDDLPKEIFIYNLQGSRMPTNGFNMEGSRIVLDCSHLISGIYFIRLLSENKVMDTKIVVRIK